GACAATTAATTTGGCGGTTTTCAGGAATATCTGGCTCTTTCCTTGgttcaaaaatgaataatgaatatgCCAGTTACAATAATGTAAAgtgtataaacttttttttaataaccatTTTTCATGAACACACATTCTCATGCTGTGAGAAAGTTCAATCAATGTTTAAGCGTCCATCACAAACATTTAAAGGTGTTTTcagattttacttttaatatacTCATTTAATGactttaataataaagtgtgCTTGCAGACTTTACCAGTGATCAGTAAAAAGAAGTGTAGAAAACCTAATTATATAAGTGCCAAAACAGCCTGTTATCTTATCAGAAGGCAATAGCAGTGATTTACTTTGTTTGGATCCCTTGGAAAATTAAATTTCCAGGAATGCAATACGGGGGCTTGACGTAGTCTATTATATCTTCTGTAATTCATATGTTTAGGTTGCATTAGCTGTGCTGTGGAAAGCAAAGAAAGTAGCTCTCTTGAGTGTCGAGTGATTTTGGCGTAGATCATCTTCAGCAAAGCTAAAGTCCATCTGGATTAGTTTGGTCTGACATTAATTTGTTACTTTGACATTCACCACGAGTTTCAGTCTGTTATTAATTTCACAATTCTTTTTCCACAGCATGTTGCCAAATCCATTGTTTCTCCAGATCAAGAACTTTTTCACCCGACACATGATAGGAGGGGCAGAGGGCTAGTAGACCTTTGCGACACATCCGTCAATTATTCAGCAGTAAGCATGCTTGCTGGTTTAGGTTTCCTTAGTGCAGCTACAAGGTGGCTAtcacatagaaaaacaatgtcTGTGTCAAAAAAGAACACCATTCAGTCTAGCCAAGTGTTTATGGCTATTCTGATCATTTTCTATGATGGTAAGTCAATCATATTACAGTTGGTACCATTACAGGTTATGATAccttacatttaaaacagtgttCTTTTTTAAGGGTATGCAAATAATGCCTTTGGCAAATGCAAAGCTGCCTTATATCATCTCTCAAAGCCTTGCTAATCAACAACACTGTTATCATGTGTTCATGGGAAAGAACTTTGATCCTCAGCATTTGCTGTGCAAACAGCAGCATCCTGGTCACATAGTCTTGTATATCATTTAAATAGCCTATCAGCCATCTCCACCTCTTAAGTAAATTATATTCACCATTCTCACCGATTATGTTTGTAATAGCCAGGGTATGTTAGCTATTTTCATAATCAAATAGACATCATCCATTAAAACAAGATAATCTGGCATAAACACATAGTCATCACTCCATTCCCAATGTAATTAACatgtcttgttttgtttcattggGTTGCACTTTCTCTGCACTGGAGAAATGTCATctttatatattacaatatgtaAGCTGACTTGCTAAAATTTGTAGTTattgtcaataaaatgttagtTCTTTGAGGAAACTAAAGGGTTAGATTAACCTCTGAAGCCCTGGTGTAGTGTGTTTTCATAGTGATCACCTGCACCAGGTGGAATGATACTGGTCCCCGCCCTCTGAGAACACAGGATGCAAATGCTCTTGTTGTACGTATCAGGTTTTTAGTCATTCTGTGGGAGGAGAGACAGCTGACAGTGTGCTTCTGCTTGCAGATACTAAACTACAACCTACAACACTGGCTGGAATACACTAGAGAACAAGCTTCAAATAAAATCCAATGTCCAGTGGACCACCATAGATTTCACTACAGAGATGCCAATTGCAGAATTGCTTGGAGTGCACTTTGACATGCAGCTCCTGGGCAAACTGACTCTATCCGTGGCTACCATGCTATTTGTTTCCTTGGTTTTCAGATTCTACAACTCCAGGGCACGAAACAGACGGCGAGGGAGTGAAAGAAGGGGTGTGCAGGCAACGCAAACAAGCAACAGCGCCTGCAATACTGTGCAAGAACCACAGAGTAGAGCTGCAAAGGATGAGTCTGACAGGGAAAATCGTTTTCAACAATCTTCAGAGAAACCCTTGcaagaaaaccttaaaaatgacaattctgccTTGAAAAGGATTCAGCTTGAATCTATGGACTTGGACAGTTGTGCAAAGGAGGAACCTGCAAGTAAAAGAAACGCATTTGAAGATACAACTGAGGTGAAGAGTGTCAAACCAAAGTTGACCTTACAACTTCCTGGTGTGACCGAAAAAGGTCCAGGAAGTCCAAGTGGTCGCCGATCCCCAGTCCTAATGAAGAAGCTGGAAGGTGGCACGGGTGTTGGCAGGCAGCTGATACAAGACGTTGGTCACCAGGGCATGTTCTCAAGTTTTCAGTCAAAGGCAGAAATCAAAGTAGAGAATGCTGATCTTATCTTGGATGGGCCAGGGAATTTTAGAACAGGTGTCCATGGAAAGATCTACGAGTACTACGTAGAGTCCTCTTCTCATTTCATCTCAGATTTAAGCCCCACCCCGTCTGTCAGTCCAGTTTATGgtcaaaatgaaaacagcacTTTGTTTAAATCACAATCATTGGATTTACCCAGTTTTAAGGACCGCTCTCGATCGCCAAGTCCACAACCTTCTAGTTTCATAATGCGAGATCTCGAAATTGCACCACGAATTGCCAACGAGTCTCTCTCGACATTCAAACCAACTGTGAGGTACAGCAGGCAAGTAGTCATCCGTCAGGACAGCTATCTAACTGCTGCCAGTGACTCAGAGCTTCCAATCCCATTGCCTACACAGAGGGCTTTAACACCTCGCAGCTGTTCTCCAGCACAACCCAATGACATCCCTTCAAGCCCATTACACTCTGATATAGCAAACCTGGATGCGCCAGAGGAACCACAAGTTGAAACTGTTGCCGGAGCAAAATTCTTACACTTTTCAGAGAACATGGGAAATGCAGAACTAGAGAGTCTAGCAGGGAAGCTCGATTTAGGCAACTGCTTGGAGGCTTTAACACTTGCAAAAAAACATGGTCACACTGCCCTTCAGCAAGCTGCTCTCCGTGTCATGTCTGATAATTACCTTCAGGTCCTCAGAGACCCAGGCCTCTTTGGCAGGCTGAAAGCAGGGGAGCGTGATCACATCCAAACACAACGCATGAGAGGAAGGAAGTGGTTAGTGGTTGCAGATATGGATTGCCCGGATTGGTGTAGACGTCCGTCACAGTCGACAGATTTAAAGTCTGAATCAGTTAATTTGTCCAGCGATATTTATTACTATGATGATTATAAGGACACGTGGCACCTTCATACCCACATTCCCCAGGAGGTGTTATCTAAAGGCTGTGCCATGTGCACCATGGATAATTATCTATTTATTGCTGTGGGTTTCCAAGGCCCAGACCGCGAAGCAACCCCTTCGAAGAAAGTGTACTGTTACAACCCAGTGACTTCCATTTGGAGTGAAATAAGCCCCATGAATGAGGCAAGGCCTCACTGCAAACTCGTGGCTCTGCAGGGCCATCTGTATGCCATTGGAGGCGAATGCCTATCAACGGTTGAGCGCTACGACCCCAGGACAAACCGGTGGACCTTTGTGGCACCTCTTCCTAATGAGACATTCGCCGTAGCTCACAAGGCCACAGCTTGCAACGGTGAACTGTTTGTTGCAGGGGGCACGTTGAGATACACCCTCTTGCGCTATAATCCCAAGACCAACACGTGGCGAGAGAGCATGATCATGGGCAGTAAGGACAAGACCACAGAAATGGTGGCGGTCAGGAACTTCTTGTACCGCTTTGATGTCAGTCCCCTGGGTATCAGCGTGTATCGCTTTCACGCAGTGGCCCGACTGTGGTACGAATGCTCTTCAATACGCCTCCCACATTGCACAGCCTTTCAGTGTGTGACTATGGACAATATTATCTACTGCGTGAGCCGTCAATTTACCTTGAGGTTCCTTGCAGATGAGGTATCTCCAAGCTTTGTTGCACAGGATTTGAAAGTGCTATCTCCAGCTAAAGGTATTTTGTTTCCATTTGTCCTTGTGCTACCTGACAGGACCACTCAACAaacttgtgtttaaaaaaaggtcAGATCTTTCAAGTGGGAGGCTGTCTGGAAAGAATAAACACTCAGGACCATATTATGAACATGTTAAAGGAATGCACCTTTTTTAATTAGTGGCAATTGAGATAAAATATCAAGGCTATTACATGCAATTATTGTACAGCTAGATCACAATTACCCAGCACTTAATGATAAATAAATCTGCTGACGCAGTGGAGGCTATTTGTTTGTGTGGGCCTTCAAACCACTCTGATGTCTAAATCAACCTTTAATTCCTGGAAATGTCTTGTGCAAGTGCTTAAAATGTTTCAGTAAATATACCGCTTTTGAAACACTGTGTGGATAATGTTAACCAATCAATACTGTGTGTAGAATAAAGCCCCACTGCAATTGCGGAGCTGGCATCATAAACAACATCAATGGCTGCCATTAGTACAATTTATGTAAGCTCTCTAATTATATtcatagctttttttttctttcctttctgCATATTTGCCGTTGTTTCTCTGCATATCACATGATTAATCTTACATGATACCGTCATGttgttatataaaatgtaaatctatgTTGTATcatattttgttatgtatttttttccatgaCATTTCTACAAAATTTGTCATTTGTCAGGGGATTTCTTACAGGTCAGTGGCTTTACTCGTGAAGAATCTTTTAATTTCTTAAAGCATTTTATGTCAACACTTTATGGTTCTTTGCAAAGACAGTTTAACATCACAAGCACTTTGGGGAGCCCAGAAGAAACGCTTATCTTTGTGTATTACATTAAACAATATAGAGAGAACTAATGACTTAATGGGTAAGGAAGGAAGAATCTAATGCTTTGCCTCTTCATGCACTTTTCTGTTTCTATCTTCTGAAGAACAGGGAATAAAATTCTCTCATCTATTATAAGTGAGTCTTGGTTCTTGTGTTAGACTTCAATATATAATGAGTTCTGACAAAATGTGTGGTTGCAGCAAGAGGCGTTTGTGTGACCAGGatcttaattaaatttaaatgcaattatgcTGTCAAAAGCAAAGCAATCACATAATCAATTTATGTTAATGAAAGTATACAATACAATCACCGTGACAATCGCGTATGCATATGTGATCAAAGTAAGAAGGCATGCAGAGGAGTGTGTGCTGTGAAGCAATTCCCTGTGACGTCTCAttgctctctgtgtgtgtaacTCTAGCACCATCATGTGGGGGAGATCTCAAGGTCTGATGGAATCTCAACAGAACTAATTCAGTGACACATATGCAAAAAGACACATAGTTGGAACGTTCCACAGGCTAGCAGAAGAACACCGTGAGATAAAACCTACACAGTAGGAGAAGTGTGAACAGATGGTTGGATGTAAAATATAGTGTCCGATTCCTTGTAATTAAACACTTTGATTCAACATAATTAAACACTTAATGGGATGGGAGTTAGGAAAGTCCCCTTAGAGTATGTCGATGAATGACTCGGCTGTCTGAACTAGCGCTGTGGTCCAAGTTAACTGTTGATTCAATGCTATTTTAGTGCAATAACGAAGCATGTCATTTCCTGAGAAAGAGCTTTGCAGGTTATTTTTTGGTTAACACAGCTGGGTTCTCTTTCACTCACTGTGTGCATGAAAAACCTGTAAAGCTCTTAAATACTGATGACCATTATTATTTCAGAGGGATTCAAACATTTGATTCTCCAACTAAAGCACAAGCTGCTGTTTGGGTCATCTCAAATCATGCTGAAGAACATAATTTTTACACACACTTGTGGAGTTCAGCTTttcaatttaatacataaaagtgctgataattaatgcattaaatactAAAAGTATTTGAACTTTTGGACCACACTGCAGTGTATATCTTTTATTTGTCTTTGTGCAAACACAGTGAAATGCTCCTGTTTCTTTGGTTTTAAGTGCCATTAATCAATAAAACAAGGCATTCCAAGCCCTCTCTCCAGGTTGGGGCCAGTCTGTGCGGTACTGGAGGGCTGAAGGTGGGGTAAGGGTCACAGCAGGCTGGCTGGATTACTGGAGACCTGCCTGCAGGGTTTGTGTTTCAGTGCCAGGTCCTCGTTGCTGAGGTTGGCAGGGAGCTGACTGCTGGAGAAGCGCTTGGGCATGCTGACGTGGTGAGAATAACAGAAGGCGCTGATGGGGTGCAGAGGGTATGAAGCCCTGTACTCGCTTAGTGTGGGCACAACTGCCCGCTGTTGCTCCATGCGAGCCCGCCAAGAAGACGCCAAGCCAAAATTAGTAGGGGGGCCTGTGTGTAAGAAACAAAGGGAGGCAGAGAGGGGAAAAAGAGACACGTCACAAAGAGGAACATGTTCAAACAGACTGTGTGTAGTTTCTGTGCCACTAGCGTCGAAAAAGTAATGATTCAACAAAAAGACCAACATCGAGAATACCACAGAAAGAACAGGGATATTATCACCAGCGAAAACTATTTAAACATTTCTGTTCAACAAAATAAAGctgtaataaaatagaaatattagatgaaaattcAAAGATAATTAGCAaaattagaaaagaaaaaaaaattgaacttGCAccgaagcactaaaattactacctagaaatacaactgaaataaaaatacactgtacctaaatagtaatattcAATGAAAGAAGTGCAAAATTactgaaaactaaaattaaaactacaacagaatataaataatacCAGCCTATGAATGGCTTACttgtagttttttaaagaatgtaaaCACATTAGTGTTAAATGGATAGTTACTTTTAAAGGTGAACTGTTAATCACTGAAACTGGATCAAATCAGTAACTTGAACAGTTTAGCGAATCATTCAGAGATGTTTTATGAACTGGATCAGTTGATTCATTCAAGTCAGACAAATTCTTGCCGTGTCCCAATTTGCATACTATCCATTCTAAATAGTATTCAAAATTAGCAATAGTTTGAGTTTGAAGTGCAGATTCATACACACCCTAACGtctaatattgcccacaacgCTGCATGTTGGATGAGGATGCAATTACAACTACAAActttaaaaactacaaacatggcttATACAGTATGTGAGATCAACGATTAAGTAGAGCAAGGGGTTTGAGCCATTAATTAATCAGTATCTAACctggttaaaaaataataagtaaGATTACCaatgttatatttcatctgcaacaaCATTGTGAAATttggtcataaactttaaaatacatcgTTGTACATGAAGAAAGTTCTTGGCATGAAAGACAAGTGACTGGCATATCAATGTGCCTCTCCATTTCTCTCCAATACGGTAGGAAATGAAATGTGAAGGATGTTAACTGAGATAAGATGATTTACAGAGCAGCTTAAAGGATGACAGGATGCACATAACAAAGTGACAGAGTCATGATGAAGTAATATGTCCCAAACCTTGCCTACTATTATGCTACACACTCAGaagtatgtactttttcttcaaaaagagagtacatacttttagggcatagtataagtaggcaaATTGGGATGCAGCATCAAAAAAATTATCAATCAAACATCACTACTTTTCTAATGAACTTTTATGAGAACAGAGTGAGTGAATTGCTTTGAGTGAATcacctcacacaaagctatacTGTGAGTCACGAGAATCACTTTTAGGGTATTTCCATCTGTTTAAAacttgaaaacaaatgaaatcataagggtttggaacaacatgcaTGTGACTtaattttgtgtgaactattcatttaaattacacaCTGACAAATCACTGACATCAGTTTCTCATTCACATTTGCCTTGGTTATTTTTGTCTATGCTCTAATAAAGAAATACcgtacattaaataaaataaaagccaatGTGTTAATATAACTGATATCCATAACCATTTACAGGGATGTTCTCCAACATTAATTCAAAACGCAGACTGAACTGCATTAAAACCCATCTGGAGTCAAAGGAATGCTTAATACCTTGGATTGGGTGATCTGACCTCTCTGGGACCCTGGCCAGTTTGAAAGAGTTCCAGGAGTGCAGTGTGGGCAGAGAGGAGGAGGCCTGCCGCCCATACGACTCATCATACTGAGACACCAGGCAGTGGGAGGAGGGGACGTCATGATGAGAAAATAACTGCCTTAAGGGAAGACCCTGAATTAAACCCACACACATGGTTTATCAGATCAGTGAAGGACAAAACGGATCATTCACAATGCAAACTAAATATACATTGCTTATAATATGGAATGCCTGACAGagattataatatatatatatatatatatatatacacacacacacacacacacacacacacatacatatatatacatacagtatatacatatatatatatatatatatatcaataacAGATTAATTTGaagtatgttatatatatatatatatatatatatataaaacatacttCCAGTTCTATCATCCTGAAATCACTAGGTTGTTTGAATGGGTTTAAGAGCATGTAAGAATCTTTTGTTgctcacagagcttattttctgcaataatccaaagaCCAATGGAAAACCctttagtgtttttgttgagGGAACCACAAAAATGTGTCATCCCTGCAGCAAAGTCgcctaataaataaaatatatatgtgaccctggactacaaaaccagtaataagggtaaatttttcgaaattgagatttatacataatctgaaaatTGAATAactaagctttccattgatgtatggtttgttaggattggacgatatttgatatttgagatacaactatttgaaaatctggaatctgagggtgcaaaaaaatctaaatattgagaagatcgcctttaaatttgtccaaattactaataaaaaattaagtttttatatatttacagtaggaaatttacaaaatatctccatggaacatgatctttacttaatgtcctaatgatttttggcataaaagaaaaatcaattttttttttgacccatacaatgtatttttggctattgctacaaatacaccccagcgacttaagactggttttgtggtccagggtcacatatgtgaacAATACTGATTGttagtttaaattattttgtaattttacttgCATATTATCTTAAAACATctgcaaagaaagaaaatagcCCATTACAATGTACAAAACAATTCACCTAACAACAAGTTGAACACTGCacaaatattacagtaatatgtattaaaattaatatttagtattcTTAATTTTCGCTACAATCGATAAATAATAAGCAAAATGGTGCTAGCTGCAAAGCAGCACTGGTTTTTGTTACCCAGATGAGTGGTCTAAAATAAAGCGCAATCAGAATCAAGTTTTCCAGAGTGCTGAGTAATTATATGTAAGTCaacttatatattattattatttaaagtgaAATATGCATTAGCATGCAAAGAATTGCCTCCCACTACTACCAAAGTTTTTGGAACTTAGTTTGAAagtcaaaattaatttttacttttaaacacttgaattcACTTGAAGAGATTGCAAATAAAGTATCACAATTATTATTCAGTTTTACAATAACAGTTCAGAACTCCAAGAAGATGCAAAGGACTGTTATTTTGGAGTTTAATAACATGTTTCACGTCTATGTACGCCTGTCGACCAGCATCAAAACCGAATGTGATTTGCTCACTgttgtgtttgtgatgtttgGTAAATGATGCATGAACTGATGAATTTGTCCCAAACCTCTGATCTGCGAAAAGCCCTTTGGCACATGACAGCATCGGGCCTGTGTGACATGTGGGGCATGTAGTCCATCCTGTAGCTGCTGTTCCCCGTCTTGCAGTCCTGAGTAAACtgtctcaacacacacacataagaaaGACAGAAACACTCAGCAAACAAATCCCACGCTCAGCAGAGCTTGCGGTCCCTTATTGATCGTAGATGTA
The Onychostoma macrolepis isolate SWU-2019 chromosome 11, ASM1243209v1, whole genome shotgun sequence genome window above contains:
- the klhdc7a gene encoding kelch domain-containing protein 7A, with the translated sequence MPIAELLGVHFDMQLLGKLTLSVATMLFVSLVFRFYNSRARNRRRGSERRGVQATQTSNSACNTVQEPQSRAAKDESDRENRFQQSSEKPLQENLKNDNSALKRIQLESMDLDSCAKEEPASKRNAFEDTTEVKSVKPKLTLQLPGVTEKGPGSPSGRRSPVLMKKLEGGTGVGRQLIQDVGHQGMFSSFQSKAEIKVENADLILDGPGNFRTGVHGKIYEYYVESSSHFISDLSPTPSVSPVYGQNENSTLFKSQSLDLPSFKDRSRSPSPQPSSFIMRDLEIAPRIANESLSTFKPTVRYSRQVVIRQDSYLTAASDSELPIPLPTQRALTPRSCSPAQPNDIPSSPLHSDIANLDAPEEPQVETVAGAKFLHFSENMGNAELESLAGKLDLGNCLEALTLAKKHGHTALQQAALRVMSDNYLQVLRDPGLFGRLKAGERDHIQTQRMRGRKWLVVADMDCPDWCRRPSQSTDLKSESVNLSSDIYYYDDYKDTWHLHTHIPQEVLSKGCAMCTMDNYLFIAVGFQGPDREATPSKKVYCYNPVTSIWSEISPMNEARPHCKLVALQGHLYAIGGECLSTVERYDPRTNRWTFVAPLPNETFAVAHKATACNGELFVAGGTLRYTLLRYNPKTNTWRESMIMGSKDKTTEMVAVRNFLYRFDVSPLGISVYRFHAVARLWYECSSIRLPHCTAFQCVTMDNIIYCVSRQFTLRFLADEVSPSFVAQDLKVLSPAKGILFPFVLVLPDRTTQQTCV
- the cfap107 gene encoding cilia- and flagella-associated protein 107 isoform X1, translated to MSQPCKYSNKVLIDNWAEERLHFTQDCKTGNSSYRMDYMPHMSHRPDAVMCQRAFRRSEGLPLRQLFSHHDVPSSHCLVSQYDESYGRQASSSLPTLHSWNSFKLARVPERSDHPIQGPPTNFGLASSWRARMEQQRAVVPTLSEYRASYPLHPISAFCYSHHVSMPKRFSSSQLPANLSNEDLALKHKPCRQVSSNPASLL
- the cfap107 gene encoding cilia- and flagella-associated protein 107 isoform X3, producing the protein MDYMPHMSHRPDAVMCQRAFRRSEGLPLRQLFSHHDVPSSHCLVSQYDESYGRQASSSLPTLHSWNSFKLARVPERSDHPIQGPPTNFGLASSWRARMEQQRAVVPTLSEYRASYPLHPISAFCYSHHVSMPKRFSSSQLPANLSNEDLALKHKPCRQVSSNPASLL
- the cfap107 gene encoding cilia- and flagella-associated protein 107 isoform X2, coding for MDSKTFTQDCKTGNSSYRMDYMPHMSHRPDAVMCQRAFRRSEGLPLRQLFSHHDVPSSHCLVSQYDESYGRQASSSLPTLHSWNSFKLARVPERSDHPIQGPPTNFGLASSWRARMEQQRAVVPTLSEYRASYPLHPISAFCYSHHVSMPKRFSSSQLPANLSNEDLALKHKPCRQVSSNPASLL